The nucleotide sequence GCGTTTTTTCAGCCCACCCAGAACAACAACTTTGTCGATCAGCACCTGTCCGAAATTATAATACAACCGATAAATGGCCATCATTGAGCGGAAAGCCGAATAGCCAAGCCTTTCACGAAAATAATAGCGGAGATACTTTTTCCTGGAAAAGAACCAGTAATAGAGGGCTACAAAGTATAAAAGTACATATGCAGGAACAGTACCAAATCTTTTTATGGTAAAAATGAAGATTGCGTAACCTGCAACCCCTCCGCGGGTTTTACCTTTCCAGGAGGACATGTGCAAAAAATTGAGGAATATGCATCAAGCCGCAACTACGTTCACCCTGCTTTCCAGGAAATTATAGAAATCCTCCAGGGTTTTAACGTCTGCCATATCTTCACCTTTGAGCTTTATGCCGAAAGTATTGTCGACGATGACTACAATGTCTACAAAATCCAGTGAGTCAATGCCAATATCTTTCCAGGTAGCTTCCGGCCGGATCAACTCAGGCTCGATTTCAAATTCTTCTACTAAAAAGGCATTTACCTTATCAATTACTTCTTCTTTCTTCATCGTTTAGGAGTAATAATCTTATAATAGCTTAAGTTTTCTTCAGATAGCACAAAATTATTAATATTTATAAAACAACGCTCAATTATTGGATTTTTTTCAGAATAACTGCTGAATTTGTGCCTCCGAAACCAAATGAATTCGAAAGAAATATGTTGATTTCCTTATCGGTTTTTTGACTAATGATATTCAAATGCTGGGAAAACTCATCCGGATTCCGGAAATTGATATTCGGTGCTATAAAAGAATTTTGCATCATTATCAGCGAATAAATGATCTCACTGGCACCGCCCATCCACATTTCATGACCTGTCATGGATTTCGTTGAGCTTATTGGTGGTTTAATATCACCGAAGACTTCCCGGATGGCTTTAGCTTCGTTCATATCACCAACCGGAGTTGAAGTAGCATGGGCGTTGATATAATCTATTTCTTCCCGTTTCACTCCTGAATCCTTGATAGCCATTTGCATAGCTCTAATAGGACCGCTAACCGTAGGTACGGAAATATGCACACCATCGGATGAAAATCCGTAGCCAATAACTTCGGCAATAATGGGAGCTCCTCTTTTCACGGCATGTTCATAACTTTCCAGAACGAGGGTGGCACCACCTCCACTGGGGACAAGTCCGTCGCGATCGCGGTCGAAAGGTCTGGATGCTTTGGTTGGTTCTGAATCGTTAACTGAAAATGCGCTGAGCGCATCAAAGCTTCCCATGGAATAGATATTTACCTCCTGCCCGCCACCGGCGATAATGCAATCCTGATAACCGTTCTTTATCAGGATATAAGCCATTCCAACGGCATGAGATCCACTGGCACAGGCAGCGCTGATGGTATAATTGACACCCTTGATCTTGAAAATCACAGAAAAATTCATGGTTATGGTGGAGTTCATCGACTGGAATATAGCTCCGGAACCCATCATTTGTGTATTCTTCTTTTCGCGGACAATATCAATTGATTCGATAACCGGAGTGGAAGAACTGTCATTGCCATAAATGAGGCCAATCTCATTCTTTTCCAGGAATTCCAGGTCCATGCGGGCCATTTCAAGCGCTTCACGGGTCGCCATATAGGCATATTCGCCCTGTTCAGCCATGCATACACGGGTCCTCCTGTCAAGTAATCCCTTTAGCTGTGGGCGTTCTATGATGCCGGTAAGAGCTGATCTGTACCCGAACTGCTTTCTGAGAGGATCAATGCCAATACCCGACTTTCCCGTCTTCAGAGATTCCTTCACCTCCTCAATATTCTTCCCAATGGTTGAATAAACGCCGAAACCCGTTACAACTACTCGATTCATATATATGTTCGTTTTTCAATTAAGTATATAAACCTCCATTAACAGAAATAACCTGACCTGTAATATACGAAGATTTTTCTGAGGCTATAAAGGCCACCAATGCTGCAACCTCTTCAGGTGTCCCGAAGCGGTTTACCGGGATTAGTGACTTCAGTTGTTTCTCATCCAGGTCCCTGGTCATGTCGGTACGAATATATCCCGGGGCAACAGCGTTGACTGTAACACCCTTGCGCCCAACCTCCTGAGCGAGTGCCTTCGTTGCTCCTATCAAACCTGCTTTGGCAGCAGAATAGTTTGATTGCCCGGGCAAGCCTTTCAGTCCCGAAAGTGAAACCACATTTATGATCCTGCCATACTTGTTTACAAGCATGTCCTGAATCAATAACTGAGTCACATTGTAAAAACTGCCCAGATTTGTTGCCATCACATGATCCCATTCTTCCGGTTTCATCCAAACCATCAGGGCATCTTGTCTGATTCCGGCATTATTGACCAATACTTCAATATATTCTTCAGGATGCTGTTCCTTCCAGGATTTAAGTGCAACAGAAACCTGTTCCCTATCCGAGACATCAAAAGGCATTAATGTGGCTTCTCCACCGCTTTCCTGAATCAGTTGCATAGTAACATCGGCTTCATCCCTATTCGACCGGAAATTTATGATCACATGGTAGCCCATAGCAGCAAGGCTCTGGCTTATCGCCCGGCCTATACCCCGTGAACCTCCTGTGACTAATGCGTATTTCATAATTACTATTTCTTTCTCCGGCTCCTAAGAAACCGAAATACAATGATTAATCAGATAATCCCTGATGATCTCAATTTCCCTATATTTTGTGGTGTCTTTTTCAAATTTTGGGACAAGGGCCCTCAATTCAGAGTAGTATTTCCTGGAAACCGGGGACAATCCCTGGTCATTACCCAGATAATCCACAGCCTGGATAAGAGCCATCAACTGAATCGACAAGACCTGAAAAGCATTCTCAATTACGCGGCTGGTGAGCAAAGCAGCGTTTGTGCCCATACTGACAATATCCTGGTTGTCATTGTTATTGGGGATACTATGCACATACATAGAGTTTGAGAGAGTCTGATTTTCAGCAACCGTGGATGTAGCAGTAAACTGAACGCCCTGCATACCAAGGTTCAGCCCCAGTCGTCCGAGATTAACAAAAGGCGGCCATTTTTCATTCAGCTTATCGTTCATAAAATAATTTAGCTGCCTTTCGGAAAGCATGGATAAACGTGTGACCGCCATCCTGAGTTTGTCCATTTCCAGAGAGATATAATCCCCGTGAAAATTTCCTCCGTGAAAAACATTGCCGATGCCGTCATCGATCACGGGATTGTCATTCACAGAATTAAACTCATCGGTAACTACTTTTCCGGCATTTTGTATGGTATCGTGCACAGGACCCAGGATTTGAGGCACACAGCGGATGGAATAGTACTCCTGGACTTTATCGTCGAGGAGGTTTTTCTTCTTGCATCCGTTAAAAAGATGATCGGCCCGGCTTCTTATCAGGGCACTGCCGGCAGTAAACTTTCTGATCATACCGGCTATATATTGCTGCCCGGGATGCTTCTTATAACTGTTTAGCTCTTCTGAGAAATGATCGTCGTAAGATTCCACCAACTCATTGATAAGGGATGATGCCCATACCGACCAGCGCAGGAGTTTCCGGGCACGAGCCACGTTTACCGCTCCAATGCCAGTCATTACAGATGTACCGTTGATCAAGGCAAGGCCTTCCCGAATATGCATCGAAACCGGTGTAAGTCCCAGTTCCGCAAATACTTCATGCACCGGCATTCTTTTCCCTCGCCAGGAAACATCCCCTTCCCCAATCAATGCCAAAGCCATATGGGATAACTGGACAAGGTCCCCACTGGCACCTACACCCCCATGTTCCGGTATTACCGGATATATTTCATGATTTAGAAATTCACAAATTAAGACGGGAACCTCGGGATGAATGCCCGAATGTGCCTGCAATAATGAATTCAGGCGGGCAAGCAGACCTGCCCTGATATAAATATCCTGAATGGGAGCGCCTGCACCGGATGCATGGCTTCTAATCAAATTGTATTGTAAGGCAATCTGATCTTCTTCCTCAATCCTGTACCTGGCCATGGGACCAAACCCTGTGTTGATCCCGTATATGATCTTGTCGCTTGCAAAGGAAAGCAGGAAAGAATGGTTCTCCTCCACTCTCCTTAAAGCTTCCGGATCAATTTCAATTTTCTCATTTTCGAGTACGATCTTCCGGATAACCTCATCCGTAAGTAACTCTCCTCCAATACTTATCATGATGGTCAACTAAATCAATTTGCGACCCGGGTTAATGGCTAAAAAAGAATCCGCTAATTTACTACTTTTTTTGAATCCTAACTACGTTCTCCAATCTCCGATCATCGATCATCGATCATCGATTCTACTCTCTTCTTCCCATAAATATTATAATGTAGTAAAATAATGTTGCCAGCGAAGCCAGTGCAGCCACCACATAAGTGTAAGCGGCCCAGCGAAGTGCGTCCTGTGCCTTTGGATGAGTTTGAGCATTGGTGATACCACTTGTGTTTAACCAGGCCAATGCACGGCGGCTTGCATCTATCTCAACAGGTAAAGTAATAAGACTGAATAGCGTTGTAAATCCGAACAGGATTATCCCTGCCAGCAGTATTTGCGGCATGGTTTGCACCAGAATGATCCCGGCCAGCAAGACCCACTGAACCCATTTGGAAGTGAAGCTAACTATAGGAACCAGAGCCGACCGCATCTTCAGAAAGCTATATGCCCTGGCATGCTGCACCGCATGGCCGCATTCGTGCGCGGCTACCGCAGCGGATGCAACACTCCTGCCGCTGTATACCTCCGGACTGAGATTTACCGTCTTCTTTAAAGGATTATAATGATCGGATAAGGAGCCCGGAACGGATTCTACCCTAACGTCATATATACCATTGTCGTGAAGCATTTTCCGGGCAACCTCTTCTCCGGTCATACCATAATTTATCGGAATCTTTGAGTACGCCTTGAATTTCGCCCGCAATTGCTGGCCAACCAGCCAGCTCAATAACATGAAAACACCAAAAATGATCCAAATTCCTGCCATAGCTAATGATTATTAATTGTGTATCGTGGACGGTTATAAACAGGTTGCAGGGTGCAGGTTACAGGTTGCAGGCTGCAAACAAATATTAACCATTCCCGATACTCATGACTATTCAAATTTAAGGAGCATTATCAAAAACATTGCCAGTGTTTTCTAAACAAATAAAACGACATTTTGTCATTAAATATCTTAAAAATCTTTTCGGATTTAAGAACTTACTAATCAACAAATATGAAATTTATTTATTTACCTTAATACCAATATGTTATGTCATTTTTTCACACTTTCCTGCCAAATTTTTAGTAAACTGGCCTTGGAACAAAATTTGAAAAGAATGGGATGAATAATAACTAAAAATAAAGGAGGATTGAATTATGTTACCGGTAGTAAAATGGTACAATTCGTTACCAAAGACTGTTGATGAGTTTTTCGGCAGGGACTTCATGTCTGATATTTTGGGAGAAAAGACCGGTATCAGCGTTCCCGTCGTTAACATCAAGGAAGGGAAAGACGACTTCAAGATTGAAGTAGTCGCTCCCGGCCTTGAAAAAAAGGATTTCCAGATTGACCTTGATCAGAATGTGCTGACCATACGTTCACAGAAAGAAGAAAATCTGGAAGAAAAAGACAGCACATACATGAGAAGGGAATTTAGCTACAGCAGCTTCAGCAGGTCTTTCACCCTGCCTGAGATGGTTAAGGCAGAAGACATCAAAGCCAGCCATAAGGACGGAGTGCTTTACATAACCATTCCTAAAAAGGAGGAAGCGAAGCTGAAAGCTCCAAAGCAGATTAAAATTTCCTGATTTAAAAATTCATAAACACCTAAATTTAATAAAGCCGGCTCGGGTGAGCCGGCTTTCACTTTCCTACAAGACTACTACTAATCGATGCAAACCTTTTTCGTTATGGTTTGACTCTCTGTTTGTATTACCAGGATATATATACCAGATGCCAATGTCATGATTGGAATTCGCACCGCATTACCTGAGATGGATAAAAACTTCGTCAATTGCCCAAAATTATTCAGCAATCTGATGTTATTGATGCTTTCTTCTGATTGAATATAAATATACTCTTTAGCCGGGTTAGGATAAACCAAAACATTCCCCGCTGGATACATTGTTTCAATACCGGTTCCTTCAGCAGTAACTTTTACAGTTTCAATTACGTACCAACCATTTGGCCCATCATATGTCCAGCCAATATAAGTATCAGATCCTGTATATTCTGAGAGATCAATTTCATACCAGTCAAACCCATTCTCCGAAGTTACAATGCTTGCAAGTTCGCTAAATGAAGCTGTATCCGATGGGTCAGGCAAAGTTCCTATCACCATGGCAGGAAGTGGATCTCCATGGCTCATTCCAGCTTCAATATAAATCTTTTCTGCCATGGCAAGATCAATCTGGGGAGAGATCAGCCAGATATCACCCGTTGGCTGACCTCTATAAAGAACCATAGATTCCAGTGCCCAGTAAACTTCATTGGAACCGGAATAATAGCTGGTCCAACCGGAAGGAAGAGACCCCGACGTAAAGTCTTCATATAACAGGAAACTACTTGGATCATTTAAAGTTATGTCTATAACCAGATTTTCATTTGTAACCGTTAAGGTTCCTATTACGACTTCAAGTCCGGCTTTACTTATCCTGTAATCATAGCTATTTGGATAAGCAACAGGGAAATATGCCTGGCCTGAGGAATTTGTAAAATTCAAGGATTGTGCATCCATTTTCACTTCTGCGTTATTTACAGGAATCCCGTTATGGTCGAATACATTGAATGTTATTGAATATGGAATAAACCCTGAAGCCTGCACATCCACCATTTGTGATTGAATTACCTCTTTGTTGAGATCATCCTGAATAAAAACAATTAAAGAAAGGTCTACTGGTTCTTCCATAAAAGTCTGGTTCATATCGCAAGTTCCTGAAATTTCAACGGGAACACCTTCAATTATCTCCCCAAGTGTTGTTCCATTTGCATCAGGGATCATTGATAACATGACATTATGAAACTCCGTTTCCCCGTTATTTCCGTAGTTTCCTATAGTAGTATTTTCTACGATACAAACATGGGCCTTTAATCCCGCACTATAATGGCCTACCGGATTTATTGTTGCCTCATAGCTAACGATGTAATTCTGATCTATCGATGCAGTAGCTTCAATGGTTAAAAGGGTAAGCTGTTCCGCATAGGTATCAAAGACTATCTGTGTAAAGCTTGCCCCATCATCCTGGTCACCATTCCCATAAAAATCAGGGACCCATGCCACTCCGTAGTACTCTTTCCTGACTCCTCCCTGCTCAGTATAATAAGGGTCTCCACCACTCGGCCAATCCATTTGATATTTTATCAAACTGTATTCACCCGGGTTATTCTCCAATATCTCATCAATGATTGGGTTTACCGAAGCGCACGGCCCACAAGTGGATGCTGTAAAGACTTCAAATAAAGGTTTCTTTATAACTGCACCTTCCACTACCTCCACAGATTTATATAGGGTATCATTAGAAGGATTTTCATCTCCGGCTAACAGTGTTATTACCCTGGCTGAATAGCTCCCTTCAACTGTTATCCACGGATCAAAACTCAAACTGATAGATTCGAGTGGTTCCAGACCGGAAACCCCAGCTATTGAGGTATACTGAGGAATTGAATTCTGCAAAACCTCAAAAGCCACATCAAAAGATATCGTTTCGGTTCCATAATTGGATATAACCGCACCTGGGATTACAGTATCGCCTGCTGGTATAAATCCCGGTATCATAATAACCGTTGAAGCAGCATCATAGGCATTGGATTCAGATAATAATACATCATCAATATACCAATAATCAAGATTATATGAATTACCTGTGAAGGTGAAGCAAAACTGGAAACTCGAGGATCCAACATCATCATTATCAATGAACATGGCAACCGTTTCCGGTCCGGCATTAGATGAAGGATTTACCATAGACCATGCTTCAGTCCAGGTAGTACCATCGCTTGTTGTTTCAATCAGGATTGAGTAATCACCTCCATAGTGATCAAGCAAGTGTTTGAATTCAAGTAAAAGTTTTGTCATACCAACTGTAGAAATGATTGGTGTTACAAACTTTGAGTTTCCTTCAAACATAGGGCTCCAGGAAAACACAGCTTCAGGGCTACTTCCTCCGGCATTGCTGGAATTCTCGGCAGACCAATTATCCTGACCATCTCCGACGATTGTCCAACCGGCTGGAGGAAAAGTCCCCCCTGAAAAATCCTCTTGTAAAAGGAATGTGGATGTCGCTCTGGTTTCATTAGCAAGAGCAGATGATTTAATATGCCCGGCTTCCCTTTTACCCATAAAAGTATGAGATTCATCCTGAGAATATGATTTCATACCCCCAGATGCCAGGAAAGCAGTAAATAAAACGAAAAATACAATTCTTTTCATAATGGTTTATTGATTTTGGTTAATATAAAGGATTCTCGCTATTCCGTGCTTTCAGTCTTCTTCATTCGCTCCTCTAACTGTTTCACAAGTTTTTCAAGTACATGGTTTTGCAATTGCTTTCTTTTAATTATGTCCGACAGATCTTCCGGTTTGTCAGTATTAGGTTCGATCCCGTTCCTGGGACTCAGATCTTCATTTCCTGAAATTGATTTCACTTGCTGTTAATTGTATGAACTCTATCATGGCAAACTTATAGAACCCTTAAAAAGAATGCTATTTTTCAACCTAACAATAACCTGATACAATTAAAAAAACACCTCTACTTCACCTGAGCAATCGCGATCGGATTTCAGCAGAAAGCTGAAAATGATGTCTTTAAGAAAAACGTTTACCCCAAATTGGGAAATAGGATCAAGGAGGACTATTATACTAATTGGATTAATCCCGATTTAGAAACTATTATATTTCATCTTAAGAGTGAAATCCAGAATAATCATGAAATGCTTCCTATCTCTGAATCGCAAAACATAAGAAGAAATTTAAATGATTGCGTGGATTAAAATGATGACAGGTAAGAAATCAGATTAACATCAGAATTTGCCAGGCCCATTTTCTTCCGGATACGATATCTTGCATTTTCAAGTGTAGTAATCTGTTGACCTGTAAGCCTAGAAATCTCCTTGGTTGTCATATTCAACCTTAAAAAAGCACAAATGCGTAGTTCTCCCGGTGTAAGAGTTGGAAATACCGCTGTTAGTCTGGAGTAAAAATCAATGTGTACCTGATTAAACCTTAAGTCGAACTCCTCGAGAATTTTATGCTCTGTTGCATTTTGAAACTCTCGTGCGATTCGGCGGATTACCAAACTGGTCTCATCACTTTGTGACTCCTTTTCAATTACCTGCAATTTTTGAGAAATATCCGAAAGCATTTCATTCTTTCTCATTAAAGAAAGTACATTAGTAGTGAGTTCCTTATTTTTAGATATTATCTCATTCCCCAGTTTCTCCTTTTCATATAAAGCTTTCTTCGACTTGATCCTGTGCCTTGTAGTAAGCACAATTACCAGAATAATGAGAGTGAAAAAAAGGCTGACAATAGTAATTTTATAATTGAAGTCCTTTTGCTGCCTTTTTAGTTTTACTTCCTGCTTTTCCTTCTCCATCTGAAATAACAATTCAAGTTGTGCAATTGTAGCTATACTTTTTTCTATTTGCAGGCTGTCATTAGCTTCATATTGCACATTCATGTATTTATAGGCATTTTCCATATCTTTCCCGGAATAATATAGCTCCTGTAGAACTTTAGCAGCTTCCCTTTTCAGTAAAGTAAGCTTATTCCGGGTTGCAATATTGAAAGCACTTTTAGCAAACCAAATACTTGAATCCTTCTTCCCGGTCAGGTTATAATAAGATGAATAGCTTAAATGGGTTTGACATATAAATGGCAAATTGTTTAATTCTGTGAATATTTCGCTTCCTTTTTTTAGATATTCTTTGCTAAGCCCATAATCATTTATGTCCATGTATAGCTCAGACAAATTCATGTAATTAACCCCTTCCCATAATCTTTGTCCTATGCTTTTATTAAGATTGACTGCTTCAAGGAGATATTTCTCAATATTTTCGATCTGATTCAACCTTCCATAATTGATGGCAATATTGTTAAGGCTACTGGAAATTCCCTCTTTATAATTAATACGGGTAGAAATTGATAAAGACTTCTGTTGATACTCCAATGATTTCTCATAATTCCCCTGGTCAAAAAATTGATTCCCAATATTTCGAAGCGCATCTGCGATGCCTTTTTGGTCATCTTGTTGAGTATAAAGTCTGAGCGATTCAAATAAATAACCGGAACTCTTTTCATAATCATTCAGATCAAGATATACTTTACCAAGTATCAACAAAGATTCTGCAAGAGAAGATTGAAAATCGTTTCTTTCTGAAAGGTTTTTTGCTTTTATAGCAAATTCGACCGACTTTTGAAAATTTGACTTAATGCGGTAAACCTCTGCCATGCGAAGCATTGAAGATACCAAACCTGCATCATAATTTAACACATCGGAATAATCATAAGCCCTTATTGCATAATCCAAGGCTTTCTCCGGATCATTATTAATATATTTATCTGTAAGCTCTATTAAAATTTCAGTCTTTTTAACAGTATCACCTGTAACCTCCAAAACAAGTTCCAGACTATCGATCACAATTAAGTTCTGACTTAAATGCTTTTTTACAGGAATCACTAACATAAAAACAAAAAAAATGGCAACAAGGATGAATGTTTTATCGCCATTTCCGAGTTTCTTTTGCGTCCATTCCCATTTTGGAATAAGAATTACCAAGAATAGTCCCGTAAAAAAGAATGCTCCTATCGCCAGCACACTAAAGCGCATACTATGCGTCATGGCTTCAATAAAACCAAAAGTGAACATACCGGCTGCCATAGCAAGTTTTTCCATTACATCAAAGAAACTAAAAAAAGAAGTATGATCGGTTGTCGAACGAGGTAGCATTTTCGAATAGGTGGAACGAGCCAGGGATTGCGTACCACCCATTACAATTCCAATGAAAAAAGCTGCAATCATAAATCCTGTCGCATTGGTAATAAAATAGGAACCTGCACAAATCAATATCCATATCACCAATGTAATAATCAAAGCAGGAAGGTTCCCGATTCGCCCCGATAATCGAGCAAAAAACCATGCACCGAAGATTCCGACCAGATTGATAACCAAAACTGTCGGGATCAGTATCTCATTTTTCAAGCCGATCTCTTTTACACCGAAGCTGGCAGCCATGAACATCACTGTCAACAGTCCCATCATGAAAAAGAAATAACCCGGAAGATAGATCCGTATAGCCCTGGATTGCCGGATCTCATGAAAAACTATGCGTAACTCACGATACCCGTTCAGAAAAGTACTCCCCTTTCTTTCCTTTTTACGGAATGTATATTTGGGAAGCCTTCTGAAAGTGATCTGGGAAAAGCCCAGCCACCAAACAAAGACTGAAATAAAGGAAATCCTGGCGGCAAAATCTGAACTTTCTCTTAATCCGAACCATCCGGGATGCATGATCATGATCAGGTTCAGAACCAACAGGATCACTCCACCAAGGTAACCCATTGAATACCCCTTTGCGCTGATACGGTCATGTTCAGAAGGATCAGCGATCACAGGAAGAAAAGAATTATAGAATACGATACTTCCAGCATATCCAAGGGTACCCAAACTCAGGAAAATAACACCCAGTTCAAGAGTATCTTTTGTGAAGAAAAATAACATCCCGCAACTAAGGGCTCCCATCCAGGTGAAGATCTTCATGAACATTTTTCTTCGGCCGGTATAATCTGCAATTGACGACAATAAGGGAGATAAAATAGCAAGCACCAGGTAAGCAGAAGCAATTGCCCATGAGTACAGAACGGTATTGATCACTTCCAGTCCGAAGAAATCAACAGTAAAACTCCCGTTGTTACTTGTGATCTCGTTGTAATAGGTCACAAATATCGTTGAACCTATAGTAAGCTGGTATACCGAATTGGCCCAGTCATATATGATCCAACCCCGGATGATCTTTTTATCTCCCCTCGGAACTACGGTGGAATGAACAACGGCAGATTCTTTCAATACTTTCCATTTGAAAAGTGAAAATAATAAAAATCTTATATCTGTGATTGGCCCTGATTGATATTCAATCCTTCGATCAGTGCTAAACTGAACTCCTCCTGCTTAAAGACAAAGTGGCCAGAATTCTCATATTTATTGTTATTTTTTTGAAAATTGTAACAATAAAGTCATGAACATTTTTTATCGGCTTAGTTTATTATTCAATATTTATGGTGTACTTCTTAAAAATAGATTTTTCTATAATCAATGGATAATACAATGAAACCCGCATGTTTTCCCAACGCAAACACAATAGTAACAAAATCAACTACATGTGGGTTTCATCATACCGTTGAAAATAATCTTTTAGTTCTTAAATCCATTGAAAATGATTTTCTGAACACTTCATCTTTTAGAGATAGGCGGCTAAAACCCTAAAATATTGTTACATTTTTAAAAAATGATACAAAGAATCCATTAAAGTTTGTTACTCATTATTAGCATTATGCAAAATTCGCAGTTAATATAACATATTTAAGTTATCTGAACTCAAGTAATAAATCGACCTAAAAATCAAAAACCCAAAATTATTCGAAAATGAAAAGGCTACTATTCATTAATTTGATTCTGCTTAATGCGGCATTTTTGCAGGCTCAGGATACAGGATCTTCTCTTCCTGAAAAG is from Bacteroidota bacterium and encodes:
- a CDS encoding MFS transporter — protein: MKESAVVHSTVVPRGDKKIIRGWIIYDWANSVYQLTIGSTIFVTYYNEITSNNGSFTVDFFGLEVINTVLYSWAIASAYLVLAILSPLLSSIADYTGRRKMFMKIFTWMGALSCGMLFFFTKDTLELGVIFLSLGTLGYAGSIVFYNSFLPVIADPSEHDRISAKGYSMGYLGGVILLVLNLIMIMHPGWFGLRESSDFAARISFISVFVWWLGFSQITFRRLPKYTFRKKERKGSTFLNGYRELRIVFHEIRQSRAIRIYLPGYFFFMMGLLTVMFMAASFGVKEIGLKNEILIPTVLVINLVGIFGAWFFARLSGRIGNLPALIITLVIWILICAGSYFITNATGFMIAAFFIGIVMGGTQSLARSTYSKMLPRSTTDHTSFFSFFDVMEKLAMAAGMFTFGFIEAMTHSMRFSVLAIGAFFFTGLFLVILIPKWEWTQKKLGNGDKTFILVAIFFVFMLVIPVKKHLSQNLIVIDSLELVLEVTGDTVKKTEILIELTDKYINNDPEKALDYAIRAYDYSDVLNYDAGLVSSMLRMAEVYRIKSNFQKSVEFAIKAKNLSERNDFQSSLAESLLILGKVYLDLNDYEKSSGYLFESLRLYTQQDDQKGIADALRNIGNQFFDQGNYEKSLEYQQKSLSISTRINYKEGISSSLNNIAINYGRLNQIENIEKYLLEAVNLNKSIGQRLWEGVNYMNLSELYMDINDYGLSKEYLKKGSEIFTELNNLPFICQTHLSYSSYYNLTGKKDSSIWFAKSAFNIATRNKLTLLKREAAKVLQELYYSGKDMENAYKYMNVQYEANDSLQIEKSIATIAQLELLFQMEKEKQEVKLKRQQKDFNYKITIVSLFFTLIILVIVLTTRHRIKSKKALYEKEKLGNEIISKNKELTTNVLSLMRKNEMLSDISQKLQVIEKESQSDETSLVIRRIAREFQNATEHKILEEFDLRFNQVHIDFYSRLTAVFPTLTPGELRICAFLRLNMTTKEISRLTGQQITTLENARYRIRKKMGLANSDVNLISYLSSF